A stretch of the uncultured Desulfobacter sp. genome encodes the following:
- a CDS encoding undecaprenyl-diphosphate phosphatase — MEIYQGIILGILQGLTEFLPVSSSGHLVLGQIYFNITDCGLVFDASVHMGTLGAVFIVYFKDIQEILKSIVYYAGTRNASGHEKNLALAAAIIIGSVPTAIIGLVLKRFEDILFTSSLLVGSMLIVTGALLWISRYYYRVDEGKHLTISRAVIIGIVQGLAVIPGISRSGATIATGLFTGLDRKTAARFSFLLSIPAILGAQVLSVKDVMESQGHIDSVTIYGTIASFIVGLAALKLLLKLVDTGKFHLFAPYCWLAGIIALFSNFI, encoded by the coding sequence ATGGAGATTTATCAGGGAATAATCCTGGGTATTTTACAGGGACTTACAGAGTTCCTGCCGGTTAGCAGTTCAGGCCATCTGGTTCTTGGGCAGATCTATTTCAACATTACTGACTGTGGTCTTGTTTTTGACGCATCCGTACATATGGGAACGTTGGGAGCGGTTTTTATTGTATACTTTAAAGATATCCAGGAAATTTTAAAAAGCATAGTGTACTACGCCGGTACCCGGAACGCATCAGGGCATGAAAAGAATCTGGCCCTGGCTGCAGCCATCATTATCGGGTCAGTGCCCACGGCAATAATAGGATTGGTCCTGAAACGATTTGAGGACATTTTATTCACTTCCTCATTACTAGTGGGATCTATGCTGATCGTAACAGGGGCACTTTTGTGGATCTCCAGGTATTACTACAGGGTTGATGAAGGTAAACATCTAACTATTTCACGGGCTGTTATCATCGGCATTGTCCAGGGCCTTGCCGTAATCCCCGGCATTTCTCGATCCGGTGCCACCATTGCCACCGGACTGTTTACGGGCCTGGACAGGAAAACAGCGGCCCGGTTCTCCTTTCTTTTATCCATCCCCGCCATTCTCGGTGCCCAGGTACTCAGCGTAAAAGATGTGATGGAATCCCAGGGCCACATTGATTCTGTCACCATTTATGGTACAATCGCTTCATTCATCGTTGGACTGGCAGCCTTGAAGCTTTTATTAAAATTGGTGGATACTGGAAAATTCCATCTGTTTGCACCCTATTGCTGGCTGGCCGGAATTATAGCGCTTTTTTCAAATTTCATATAA
- a CDS encoding phosphomannomutase/phosphoglucomutase, with protein sequence MHPGIFREYDIRGIAGEEISEQDANAIGKAYGSLLVGQGRKKASVGRDCRITSEAYSKAFIDGILSAGCDVVDIGLCPTPVLYFSIHHLNLEGGAMVTASHNPPEYNGFKLMSGLESIHSHGLQEIRKIIEDKRYTQGQGTLTEADVISPYMAMIQENITLKNTIRVGIDAGNGTGGITALPVLQGLGCEVHDIYCDLDGTFPNHEADPTQKKNMTDLIALVKKNNLDLGIGYDGDADRIGVVDKNGNIIYGDQLMVIYAKEILSRNPGATFISEVKCSMVMYDQIGKMGGNAIMWRTGHSLIKKKMKEEDAALAGEMSGHMFFKDRYYGYDDALYASCRLLEIMDSTGLGVDELIKDLPKTFTTPEIRVDCPDAVKFKVVEKIVALYKARQEVIDIDGMRAIYEDGWGLVRASNTQPALVLRFEALTESRLEEIKTEIETDLKKIIEDT encoded by the coding sequence ATGCATCCTGGAATATTTAGGGAATATGACATCCGCGGCATTGCAGGAGAAGAGATTTCTGAACAGGACGCCAATGCCATAGGCAAGGCATATGGATCACTGCTTGTTGGACAGGGCCGAAAAAAAGCATCTGTCGGCCGGGACTGCCGCATCACTTCTGAAGCATATTCAAAGGCCTTTATTGATGGAATTTTGTCTGCTGGATGTGATGTCGTGGACATCGGCCTGTGCCCCACACCGGTTCTCTATTTTTCCATTCACCATCTTAACCTTGAAGGCGGTGCCATGGTTACGGCCAGCCACAACCCGCCGGAATATAACGGGTTTAAACTGATGAGCGGGCTGGAGTCCATCCACAGCCACGGGCTGCAGGAAATACGCAAAATCATTGAAGACAAGAGGTACACCCAGGGTCAGGGGACGTTGACAGAGGCGGATGTAATCTCACCATATATGGCCATGATCCAGGAAAACATCACCCTGAAAAATACAATTCGGGTGGGCATTGATGCCGGCAACGGCACCGGCGGCATAACAGCGTTACCAGTGTTGCAGGGGCTGGGTTGCGAAGTCCATGACATTTACTGCGATTTAGACGGCACCTTTCCCAATCACGAGGCAGATCCCACCCAGAAAAAAAATATGACGGATCTCATTGCCCTAGTGAAAAAAAACAATCTGGACCTTGGCATCGGCTATGACGGGGATGCTGACCGCATTGGTGTGGTGGATAAAAACGGTAATATTATCTACGGGGACCAACTCATGGTGATTTATGCCAAAGAAATTTTGTCCCGTAATCCCGGCGCTACCTTTATATCTGAGGTCAAATGCTCCATGGTCATGTATGATCAGATTGGAAAAATGGGCGGCAACGCCATCATGTGGCGCACAGGACACTCTCTGATCAAAAAGAAAATGAAAGAAGAAGATGCAGCCCTGGCCGGTGAAATGAGCGGGCATATGTTTTTCAAGGACCGCTATTACGGTTATGACGATGCCCTGTATGCCTCCTGCAGGCTTCTGGAAATCATGGACAGCACCGGACTTGGTGTGGATGAATTAATCAAGGATCTGCCCAAAACCTTTACCACACCGGAGATCCGGGTCGATTGTCCGGACGCAGTCAAGTTCAAGGTTGTGGAAAAGATAGTGGCATTGTATAAAGCCCGGCAAGAGGTCATTGACATTGACGGGATGCGGGCCATTTATGAAGACGGATGGGGTCTTGTTCGTGCCTCCAATACTCAGCCGGCCCTGGTGCTTCGTTTTGAAGCCCTGACCGAATCCCGTCTGGAAGAAATTAAAACTGAAATTGAAACTGATTTGAAAAAAATCATTGAGGACACCTAA
- a CDS encoding ATP-dependent helicase: MQLSPPQQDAVDHTGSPALVVAGAGSGKTRTLTAKFSHLINMGHAPERILAITFTNKAAQEMKTRLMEMTGLHQARFEWVRTYHSACLMILKQHCQIMGYTPPLQVFTVYQQDKLIKELCVKNNIDKKYARRILSSISRAKNDGDPAKYFDRKPGFLNIRMADIFAQFEERLTEMNCVDFDNILLKTRDLLRDNEEVRNYYQDRFSYILVDEYQDTNNLQEELTSLLLGGHRNLFCVGDDWQAVYGFRGSNVNHFLRFAEKYKDAKIFRLEENYRSADEIVQTANDLIDYNPDKMDKRCFSQKKGGVVEIYEFMSDAHEAEWAARRILNLHKQGQGIPYDRMAVVYRTKFCSLPFEKTFRAFRIPYRLMGSQGFFERMEVLDINSYLSASFFPNDDLSFERIINTPKRGIGPAMIKKLAALRDQGGSLQGAARIMVRDRLVTKKVHENMSEVLDILDTIHDMAPAMAMETVIDRTGYYDYLKSKTKTDGEFVSKKENIEQLVHTARTKDTMLEYLEEAALIREDKDEDDQDENGVGLLTIHSAKGLEFDVVFIVGCEEGLFPHWRSVDEGDAALSEERRLMYVAMTRAERFLYLSHVNYRKGDFATPSRFIDQVRECLD, encoded by the coding sequence ATGCAACTATCCCCGCCCCAGCAGGACGCTGTTGATCATACCGGCTCCCCAGCCCTTGTGGTTGCGGGAGCCGGTTCAGGTAAAACAAGGACCCTGACCGCCAAATTTTCCCATCTCATTAACATGGGCCACGCCCCGGAGCGCATTCTGGCCATCACATTTACCAATAAAGCGGCCCAGGAGATGAAAACCCGTTTGATGGAGATGACAGGTCTCCACCAGGCCCGCTTTGAATGGGTGAGGACCTATCACTCCGCCTGCCTGATGATCTTAAAACAGCATTGCCAGATCATGGGATACACCCCGCCGTTGCAGGTCTTCACGGTGTACCAGCAGGACAAGCTGATCAAAGAGCTGTGTGTAAAAAACAATATTGACAAAAAATACGCGCGCCGGATTCTATCATCCATATCCCGGGCCAAAAATGACGGAGATCCCGCCAAATATTTTGACCGTAAACCGGGGTTCTTAAACATTCGGATGGCTGATATTTTTGCCCAGTTTGAAGAGCGCCTTACGGAAATGAACTGTGTTGATTTTGATAACATCCTGCTCAAAACCCGAGATCTGCTCAGGGATAACGAAGAGGTCCGCAATTATTACCAGGATCGGTTTTCCTATATCCTGGTGGATGAATACCAGGATACCAACAATCTGCAGGAGGAATTGACCTCCCTTTTGTTGGGGGGGCACCGCAACCTGTTCTGCGTCGGGGATGACTGGCAGGCCGTATATGGATTCCGCGGTTCCAACGTAAACCATTTTTTACGGTTTGCAGAAAAATACAAAGATGCAAAAATTTTCAGGCTGGAGGAAAACTACAGGTCTGCTGACGAGATCGTCCAGACCGCCAATGATCTCATTGACTACAACCCCGACAAAATGGATAAGCGCTGTTTTTCCCAAAAAAAAGGCGGGGTGGTGGAGATCTATGAATTCATGTCCGATGCCCACGAAGCTGAATGGGCTGCCAGGCGCATCTTAAATCTCCACAAACAGGGCCAGGGCATTCCTTATGACAGAATGGCCGTGGTCTACCGAACCAAATTCTGTTCCCTTCCCTTTGAAAAGACCTTCAGGGCGTTTCGCATTCCTTACCGCCTCATGGGCTCCCAAGGTTTTTTTGAACGTATGGAAGTGCTGGACATCAACTCATATCTCAGCGCCTCGTTTTTCCCCAATGATGACCTCTCTTTTGAGCGGATTATCAATACGCCAAAGCGGGGAATCGGGCCCGCCATGATTAAAAAGTTAGCCGCCCTGCGAGACCAGGGCGGATCTTTGCAAGGTGCTGCAAGGATCATGGTACGGGACCGGCTTGTGACCAAAAAAGTCCATGAAAATATGTCCGAGGTCCTGGATATCCTGGATACCATCCATGACATGGCCCCGGCCATGGCCATGGAGACCGTCATTGACCGCACCGGGTATTACGACTACCTGAAAAGTAAAACAAAAACCGACGGGGAATTTGTTTCAAAAAAAGAGAATATCGAACAATTGGTCCACACGGCCCGCACCAAGGATACCATGCTCGAATATTTAGAAGAGGCCGCTTTAATCCGGGAGGACAAAGACGAGGACGATCAGGATGAAAACGGGGTGGGTCTGCTTACCATTCATTCGGCCAAGGGCCTGGAATTTGATGTGGTGTTCATCGTCGGGTGTGAAGAGGGGCTGTTTCCCCACTGGCGTTCCGTTGACGAGGGCGATGCAGCCCTGTCCGAGGAACGCAGGCTCATGTATGTGGCCATGACCCGTGCCGAACGTTTTTTGTACCTGAGCCATGTCAATTACCGCAAAGGCGATTTTGCCACCCCCAGCCGGTTCATTGATCAGGTCCGGGAGTGTCTGGACTAG
- a CDS encoding MFS transporter, with the protein MDLFFGLREPVSQAAARMLHRGSRAIPSNHKKVFVTLFFIIFITVTGVGIVVPLLPIYAHDLGAAGIYVAMIFGAFSISRAFFLPWFGSLSDKKGRKPFILGGLLTYMLVAIAFVWTANVEGLIAIRFIQGAGSAMIMPVVQAYVGEICHGGSEGYAMGLFNLSMFLSLSFGPVMGGIVQQAWSLDAAFYCMSVLSALGAILGIIFLPPLSQEQIRINKRAPASMAVVLRDRELAGLVVFRYAYTSCIGIVWCFMPLYAAKTFGLPGGKIGLLVTAGVFVSGALQLPMGYAADRWNRKIMVVVGGMLSASGILYPFWATSFLDLFAGVCVFGLGGGIAMPALTALAVVKGEQRQAQGSVMAILTAAHSLGMFTGSVMAGLAMDFFTLSYAFPCGSIVMALGVLLFPILYHRNYHHGRHGRTRN; encoded by the coding sequence ATGGATCTTTTTTTCGGCTTACGCGAACCCGTATCCCAGGCTGCTGCCCGAATGCTGCACCGGGGATCCCGTGCCATCCCTTCTAACCATAAAAAGGTGTTCGTCACCCTTTTTTTTATTATTTTTATTACGGTCACAGGGGTGGGCATTGTGGTGCCCCTGCTTCCCATCTACGCTCACGATCTTGGGGCGGCGGGCATCTATGTGGCCATGATTTTCGGGGCCTTTTCCATCTCCCGGGCGTTTTTTCTGCCCTGGTTCGGCAGTCTTTCAGATAAAAAGGGACGCAAACCCTTTATTCTGGGGGGACTTTTGACCTACATGCTGGTGGCCATTGCCTTTGTCTGGACCGCCAATGTGGAAGGGCTTATTGCCATTCGGTTTATCCAGGGGGCGGGCTCTGCCATGATTATGCCCGTGGTTCAGGCCTATGTCGGGGAAATCTGTCATGGGGGATCCGAAGGATATGCCATGGGACTGTTCAACCTGTCCATGTTTTTGAGTCTTTCTTTTGGGCCGGTGATGGGAGGGATAGTACAACAAGCCTGGTCTTTGGACGCGGCATTCTACTGTATGTCTGTACTATCCGCTTTGGGTGCAATCCTTGGTATTATATTTCTGCCGCCTTTATCCCAGGAGCAAATCCGAATTAATAAACGCGCTCCGGCCTCCATGGCCGTAGTACTCCGGGACCGGGAACTTGCCGGCCTGGTGGTTTTCAGGTATGCCTACACGTCCTGCATCGGCATTGTCTGGTGTTTCATGCCCCTATATGCCGCCAAAACCTTTGGTCTGCCCGGCGGAAAAATCGGATTGCTTGTGACCGCCGGTGTATTTGTTTCAGGCGCCTTGCAACTGCCCATGGGTTATGCTGCAGACCGGTGGAACAGAAAAATCATGGTGGTTGTCGGCGGCATGTTGTCTGCCTCAGGTATCTTATACCCATTTTGGGCCACTTCATTTTTAGATCTGTTTGCAGGCGTTTGTGTCTTCGGGCTGGGCGGAGGAATTGCCATGCCGGCTTTGACCGCCCTGGCCGTTGTTAAAGGAGAACAAAGGCAGGCACAAGGGTCAGTGATGGCCATTTTAACTGCCGCCCACTCCCTTGGTATGTTCACAGGTTCCGTCATGGCCGGCCTGGCCATGGACTTTTTCACTCTTTCCTATGCATTTCCCTGCGGCAGCATTGTCATGGCATTGGGGGTTCTTTTGTTTCCTATTTTGTATCACCGCAATTATCACCACGGAAGACACGGAAGGACACGGAATTGA